A portion of the Ricinus communis isolate WT05 ecotype wild-type chromosome 10, ASM1957865v1, whole genome shotgun sequence genome contains these proteins:
- the LOC8269295 gene encoding protein NRT1/ PTR FAMILY 3.1, with protein sequence MKERESMELGSKGMAVKEREVVEEEKTKCKDVKVKKLGGIRTMPFILANEICDRFAATGFHANMITYLTEQLNLPLVKASNTLTNFGGTASFTPLIGALIADSFAGRFWTIIIGSIIYELGMISITISAVLPSLRPPPCPTQLNCQEASTLQLWVLYISLLLTSFGTGGIRPCVVTFAADQIDMTKSSVNSRGWNFFNWYYFSMGMATLTALTVVVYIQDDVGWGWGLGIPTIAMALSIVAFVFGSRLYVKLKPGGSPLVRLAQVIVAAFKKRKIVMPDDRGLLYQNKELDADISVTGRLLHTNQFKWLDKAAVIAEGEQNDKKTPNLWRLATVHRVEELKSIIRMLPIWAAGILLVTASSHLHSFVIQQARSMDRHLSHSFEIPPASLSIFSILTMLTGLVVYERLFVPFARRFTGNPSGITCLQRMGIGFFVNIIATIVSALVESKRKAAAAHHNLLDDPQAIIPISVFWLVPQFCLHGVAEVFMSVGHLEFLYDQSPESMRSTAAALYWIAISIGNYIGTGLVTLVHDYTGRENNWLPDRNLNRGRLDYYYWLVTGIQVVNLVYYLVCAWLYTYKPLEEVKDEEDAEITNNEIPYKRLADANGDKEVELARNDGVRIV encoded by the exons atgaaagaaagagaaagtatGGAGCTGGGCAGCAAGGGCATGGCGGTGAAAGAGAGGGAAGTGGTGGAGGAGGAGAAAACAAAGTGCAAAGATGTTAAGGTGAAGAAACTTGGCGGCATCAGGACAATGCCATTCATTCTTG CAAATGAGATATGCGACAGATTCGCAGCCACAGGATTCCATGCCAACATGATAACATATTTGACAGAACAACTGAACTTGCCGCTAGTTAAGGCTTCCAATACACTCACCAACTTCGGCGGAACGGCGAGCTTCACACCGCTGATCGGTGCTTTGATAGCCGATTCCTTCGCCGGTCGATTTTGGACCATCATAATCGGTTCCATCATATACGAACTG GGAATGATCAGTATCACCATATCAGCAGTGCTACCATCACTCCGTCCTCCACCATGTCCAACTCAACTGAATTGCCAGGAAGCCTCAACTCTGCAATTATGGGTTCTTTACATATCCCTTCTCCTCACATCCTTTGGCACTGGTGGCATTAGGCCTTGTGTGGTTACCTTTGCTGCTGACCAAATTGACATGACCAAATCAAGTGTTAACTCTCGAGGTTGGAATTTTTTCAACTGGTACTACTTTAGTATGGGAATGGCGACCTTAACTGCATTGACTGTTGTTGTTTATATACAAGACGATGTGGGTTGGGGCTGGGGTCTTGGTATTCCTACTATAGCCATGGCCTTATCCATTGTAGCTTTTGTATTTGGCTCCCGACTTTATGTGAAGTTGAAACCAGGAGGAAGCCCTTTGGTTAGATTGGCACAAGTAATTGTTGCTGCtttcaagaaaaggaaaatagtgATGCCTGATGATCGTGGGCTTTTGTACCAAAATAAGGAGCTTGACGCTGACATTTCTGTCACTGGAAGGCTTCTACACaccaatcaattcaa ATGGCTTGATAAAGCTGCCGTAATAGCAGAAGGTGAGCAAAATGATAAGAAGACCCCAAATCTTTGGAGGCTAGCCACAGTCCACAGAGTGGAGGAGCTGAAATCCATAATCAGAATGCTACCTATTTGGGCAGCTGGAATTTTACTCGTAACAGCTTCTTCACACCTACACAGTTTTGTCATCCAACAAGCTCGCTCCATGGACCGGCACCTGTCACATTCCTTCGAAATTCCACCAGCTAGCTTATCCATCTTTAGTATTCTAACCATGCTAACCGGTCTTGTTGTATATGAACGCCTCTTCGTCCCCTTCGCTCGTCGCTTCACCGGAAACCCATCAGGAATCACTTGCCTACAGAGAATGGGCATAGGTttctttgtcaatataattGCAACAATTGTTTCAGCATTAGTTGAGAGCAAAAGAAAAGCAGCTGCTGCCCATCACAACTTATTGGATGATCCTCAAGCCATTATTCCAATAAGTGTGTTTTGGTTAGTTCCTCAGTTCTGTCTCCATGGAGTAGCAGAAGTTTTCATGTCTGTTGGGCACTTAGAATTTCTTTATGATCAATCACCAGAAAGCATGAGAAGCACAGCTGCAGCACTCTATTGGATTGCAATTTCTATTGGTAATTATATAGGTACAGGTTTAGTGACACTAGTTCACGACTATACTGGCAGGGAAAACAATTGGTTGCCTGACAGGAACCTTAACAGAGGCAGATTGGACTACTATTATTGGCTGGTTACAGGTATCCAAGTTGTAAATCTTGTTTATTATCTAGTTTGTGCCTGGCTTTATACTTACAAACCATTAGAAGAGGTCAAGGACGAGGAAGATGCTGAAATAACTAATAATGAGATTCCATATAAGCGCTTGGCTGATGCAAACGGGGACAAAGAGGTTGAGCTTGCTAGGAATGATGGAGTTAGGATTGTTTAA